From Nicotiana tabacum cultivar K326 chromosome 15, ASM71507v2, whole genome shotgun sequence, the proteins below share one genomic window:
- the LOC107804577 gene encoding purine permease 3-like isoform X1, giving the protein MEHQGLSAYMRRILLLINCLILAVGICGGPLMMRLYYVEGGSRIWLSSWLQTGGWPLTLVPLALLYLYRRKIKGPDAKFYFITPRIFIASFIIGIATGVDDFLYSWGGSKLPVSTSSLLLAAQLAFTAIGAFFIVKLKFSPYSTNAVVLLTVGAILLGIRANGDRPEGVTSKAYILGFIMTLLAAALYGVILPCIELMYLKAKQAITATLVLEIQMVMCFAATAFCTVGMIANKDFQAMSREAKQFNLGEARYYTVIVWTAIIWQCFFVGVIGVIYCSSSLMSGVMIAVLLPVTEVLAVIFFNEKFSGEKGLALFLSLWGFVSYFYGEFRQTKKQKNKSSETEIMATTHTESV; this is encoded by the exons ATGGAACATCAAGGATTAAGCGCTTATATGAGGAGAATCCTCCTTCTGATAAACTGTTTGATTCTTGCTGTTGGTATTTGTGGTGGTCCTCTAATGATGCGTTTATATTATGTCGAGGGAGGCTCAAGAATATGGCTTAGCAGTTGGTTACAAACTGGTGGATGGCCACTCACCCTTGTACCTCTTGCACTTCTATACTTGTATCGTCGAAAAATCAAGGGCCCTGATGCCAAGTTTTACTTTATAACACCCCGAATTTTCATTGCATCATTCATCATTGGCATTGCCACTGGAGTTGATGATTTTCTCTATTCTTGGGGCGGGTCAAAACTCCCTGTGTCAACCTCTTCACTTCTTCTCGCCGCTCAACTTGCCTTCACGGCAATAGGTGCTTTCTTCATAGTGAAGCTAAAGTTCTCACCCTACTCTACTAATGCAGTGGTTCTATTGACAGTTGGTGCTATTTTATTAGGTATTCGGGCTAATGGTGATCGGCCAGAAGGTGTGACAAGTAAAGCCTATATTCTTGGGTTTATTATGACACTTTTGGCCGCAGCTTTATATGGAGTCATTTTGCCTTGTATTGAGCTGATGTACTTGAAGGCAAAGCAAGCCATTACTGCTACGTTAGTGCTGGAGATCCAGATGGTCATGTGTTTTGCTGCTACTGCATTTTGCACCGTAGGAATGATAGCTAATAAGGATTTTCAG gCAATGTCAAGGGAGGCAAAACAATTTAACTTAGGAGAAGCGAGATATTATACAGTGATTGTATGGACTGCCATTATTTGGCAATGCTTCTTTGTGGGTGTTATTGGAGTTATTTACTGCTCTTCTTCTTTGATGTCTGGTGTTATGATAGCAGTTCTACTCCCTGTTACTGAGGTATTAGCTGTAATTTTTTTCaacgaaaagttttcaggtgaaaaggGACTTGCTTTGTTCCTTTCTCTTTGGGGTTTCGTCTCATACTTCTATGGAGAGTTCAGacaaacaaagaagcaaaagaaTAAGAGTTCAGAAACTGAGATCATGGCAACGACGCATACTGAATCTGTTTGA
- the LOC107804577 gene encoding purine permease 1-like isoform X2 — translation MEHQGLSAYMRRILLLINCLILAVGICGGPLMMRLYYVEGGSRIWLSSWLQTGGWPLTLVPLALLYLYRRKIKGPDAKFYFITPRIFIASFIIGIATGVDDFLYSWGGSKLPVSTSSLLLAAQLAFTAIGIRANGDRPEGVTSKAYILGFIMTLLAAALYGVILPCIELMYLKAKQAITATLVLEIQMVMCFAATAFCTVGMIANKDFQAMSREAKQFNLGEARYYTVIVWTAIIWQCFFVGVIGVIYCSSSLMSGVMIAVLLPVTEVLAVIFFNEKFSGEKGLALFLSLWGFVSYFYGEFRQTKKQKNKSSETEIMATTHTESV, via the exons ATGGAACATCAAGGATTAAGCGCTTATATGAGGAGAATCCTCCTTCTGATAAACTGTTTGATTCTTGCTGTTGGTATTTGTGGTGGTCCTCTAATGATGCGTTTATATTATGTCGAGGGAGGCTCAAGAATATGGCTTAGCAGTTGGTTACAAACTGGTGGATGGCCACTCACCCTTGTACCTCTTGCACTTCTATACTTGTATCGTCGAAAAATCAAGGGCCCTGATGCCAAGTTTTACTTTATAACACCCCGAATTTTCATTGCATCATTCATCATTGGCATTGCCACTGGAGTTGATGATTTTCTCTATTCTTGGGGCGGGTCAAAACTCCCTGTGTCAACCTCTTCACTTCTTCTCGCCGCTCAACTTGCCTTCACGGCAATAG GTATTCGGGCTAATGGTGATCGGCCAGAAGGTGTGACAAGTAAAGCCTATATTCTTGGGTTTATTATGACACTTTTGGCCGCAGCTTTATATGGAGTCATTTTGCCTTGTATTGAGCTGATGTACTTGAAGGCAAAGCAAGCCATTACTGCTACGTTAGTGCTGGAGATCCAGATGGTCATGTGTTTTGCTGCTACTGCATTTTGCACCGTAGGAATGATAGCTAATAAGGATTTTCAG gCAATGTCAAGGGAGGCAAAACAATTTAACTTAGGAGAAGCGAGATATTATACAGTGATTGTATGGACTGCCATTATTTGGCAATGCTTCTTTGTGGGTGTTATTGGAGTTATTTACTGCTCTTCTTCTTTGATGTCTGGTGTTATGATAGCAGTTCTACTCCCTGTTACTGAGGTATTAGCTGTAATTTTTTTCaacgaaaagttttcaggtgaaaaggGACTTGCTTTGTTCCTTTCTCTTTGGGGTTTCGTCTCATACTTCTATGGAGAGTTCAGacaaacaaagaagcaaaagaaTAAGAGTTCAGAAACTGAGATCATGGCAACGACGCATACTGAATCTGTTTGA